GGCGGCAGCGGCCGTGTTGATGCCGTGTATATTCTGGCGACGCCGGAAGAAATTGCCTTTATTAAGCCGATGATCGCTATGCGTAACGGCAGCCAGAGCGGAGCGACGCTGTACGCCAGCTCCCGTAGCGCGCAGGGAACTGCTGGCCCGGATTTCCGTCTGGAGATGGAAGGCTTGCAGTACAGCGAAATACCGATGCTTGCAGGTGCTAACGCTCCTCTCATGCAGCAGGCGCTTGGCGCGGTTCGTAACGACTACTCACTGGCACGTATGTATGCGATGGGCGTCGATGCCTGGTCACTTGCCAACCACTTCTCGCAAATGCGTCAGGTACAGGGTTTCGAAATTAACGGCAACACCGGGGCCTTAACCGCAACGCCGGATTGTGTGATTAACAGGAAGTTATCATGGCTCAAATACCAGCAAGGACAAGTCGTCCCCGCCAGTTAACGAGTAAACAGACCGGTGACGCGTGGGAATCCACCGCGCGTGACTGGCTGCAAAGCAAGGGACTGCATTTTATCGCCGCCAACGTGCGTGAACGTGGCGGCGAAATCGACCTGATAATGCGTGAAGGCAGCACCACCGTCTTTGTTGAAGTCCGCTATCGGCGCTCGGCCCAGTTTGGCGGCGCAGCGGCGAGTGTGACCCGGAGCAAACAACACAAATTATTACAGACCGCCCGCTTGTGGCTTGCGCGCCACAATGGGAGTTTTGATACTGTGGATTGCCGGTTCGATGTGTTAGCCTTCACCGGAAATGATGTTGAGTGGTTTAAGGACGCGTTCAACGACCGCTCATAGTTGAAGATTCAGAGCCTGGTTCTTAAGGATTAGCGTGTTAGATAGAATTAAAGTCTGCTTTACAGAAAGCATTCAAACTCAGATAGCTGCGGCTGAAGCACTTCCGGATGCGATCTCCCGTGCCGCCATGACGCTGGTTCAGTCCCTGCTCAATGGCAACAAAATTCTCTGTTGTGGTAATGGGACGTCCGCTGCCAACGCACAGCATTTTGCTGCCAGCATGATCAATCGTTTTGAAACAGAACGCCCAAGTTTACCTGCGATTGCACTAAACACTGATAATGTGGTCTTAACTGCGATTGCCAACGATCGCCTGCACGACGAAGTTTATGCAAAACAAGTCCGTGCGCTGGGACATGCAGGAGATGTTCTGCTGGCAATCTCTACGCGTGGTAATAGCCGCGATATCGTAAAAGCCGTTGAAGCCGCAGTGACACGCGACATGACAATCGTCGCGCTGACCGGGTATGACGGAGGGGAACTGGCCGGATTACTGGGGCCGCAGGATGTTGAAATCCGTATCCCCTCACACCACAGCGCCCGCGTTCAGGAAATGCACATGCTGACGGTCAACTGCCTTTGCGATCTCATCGATAACACGCTTTTCCCTCACCAGGATGATTAAGGAGTACACATGAAGGCATTTTCGCCGCTTGCTGTGATTATCGCTGCACTGCTGCTGCAAGGCTGTGTCGCTGCTGCCGTTGTCGGAACTGCTGCTGTCGGCACCAAAGCCGCGACGGATCCTCGCAGCGTCGGCACCCAGGTAGATGATGGAACCCTGGAATTACGCGTCAATACGGCGTTGTCGAAAGATGCCCAGATCAAGAAAGAAGCGCGAATCAACGTGAGCGCATATCAGGGTAAAGTGCTGCTGGTCGGTCAGTCGCCAAATAGCGAACTGTCTGCACGAGCAAAACAGATTGCGATGGGCGTAGAAGGTACGACTGAGGTCTTTAATGAGATCCGTCAGGGCCAGCCAATCGGTCTGGGCGATGCGTCCAACGATACCTGGATAACCACCAAAGTACGTTCCCAGTTACTGACCAGCGATCAGGTGAAATCCTCTAACGTGAAAGTCACGACCGAGAATGGAGAAGTGTTCCTGTTAGGTCTGGTGACCGAACGCGAAGCGAAGGCGGCGGCAGACATCGCCAGCCGGGTAAGCGGCGTGAAACGCGTCACGACGGCCTTTACGTTTATTAAGTAATACTGATGCCGGATAGCGACGCCTGAGCGTCTCATCCGGCCTACAGGACGTTATCGTTTGTAGGTCGGATAAGCGTCAGCGCCATCCGGCATTTTATTTAGCCCTTTCGCGTAACTCGGAAGAGGTCAGGATCGAAACCCCTTCATGCCCAGGCGCCAGCGCTTCTGCCAACATTGCCCGTGCAACATCGCGCGCTTCAATCGACTTCCAGTTACCCGGCAGCAGCCTGAACAACGGCGCTAAAAACATCTCATTCGCCCGCTGTTTGTCCCTATCACCCAGTAGCATTGAAGGCCGGGCAATGGTCAGCCGAGGCCAATTCTGCGCGATCAGCGCCTGCTCCATTTCACCTTTCACCCGGTTATAAAAAAACGGTGAATTGGCATTAGCGCCCATCGAACTCACCACCAGCATATGCTGTGCCCCCAGCCGACGCCCCGTCAGAGCTGTATCCACTACCAGCGTATAGTCAGCGTGGATAAATGCTTCTTTGCTGCCCGCTTCACGTCGGGTCGTTCCCAGACAACAAAAGACAATATCGACCGGATCGGTAACCTGCGCCAGAGCATCGGTTAGCTGCGGATCGTGGGGATTATAGATGCCAACCGTATCAGCCAGCGGTCGACGCGTCGGCGCCGTAATGGCATTGATCCGGGGTTCATTCAGTAGCATCCGCAATAAATGTCCACCCACAAGACCCGTTGCACCGGTTATTAACACCTGACTCATCGTTTATTTTCCCCTGACGCTTCAATCACTCTTTTAACTATAGATCACGTAGCCAGTGCATCTTTTTACCGAAGCCCAGCGTGTTGTCCGTGAATTTGACTTCATCCAGTCGAATCTCCCACACGGGCGCTGGCAACATTCTGGCGACGGGGAAACGGCGGTTGTAGGCGTTACGCGCGGCTTCACTCTCCTGCCCTTCAAGACGGCGAATCTCCCCCTTAAACTGCACGCCACGAATCAGGGCGACCGTTTTGGGCTGACCATTTACCGTGCCGGCAATCGGTGCACACGGTCCCGACATCTGCGCATGGCGCGTTTTATCTTCGGTCAGCACATAGAATGCCATCTTCTGCGCATCAAACAGGTAAAACGCATTGGCGCACCACAATTCACCTTCGTGGTGTACGCACCAGGTCACGACGTGCTGTTTTGCCAGCCAGCGAGACACTGCAGTCAGTGTTTCCATTTCTGTTCTCTTTTATACTGTAGGCCTGAAAATTATCATGTCGATGGTGACAATGACACCCTGGTATCTGTACCTGATCCGTACCGCTGACAACGCCTTATACACCGGAATAACCACCGATGTGCAGCGCCGCTATAAGCAGCATCAAAGTGGGAAAGGCGCGAAGGCGCTACGTGGAAAGGGGGAACTCACGTTGGCATTTGCGGCGCAGATTGGCGACCGTTCGCTGGCCCTGCGCATAGAGTATCGCGTCAAACAGCTCACAAAGCGTCAGAAAGAGCGCCTTGTAGAAGGCGAAGGGCTTGAGGCTCTACTGAGCAGCCTGCAAGCCCCGGATGTTAAAAACGATTGAAGTGGTCGTGGTATTCCACCAGGCCCGTCACGCCCTCCAGCGCATCGTCCGCCAGGCGATGAACCTGGAACGCGCTTTCGGTGCCCGGCCAGCGGCAACGCAGGTCATGATGCGCCGCCAGCTCAAAGCCAAAGCGGCTATACAGTGCCGGATCGCCCAGCGTAACCACCGCGGCGTAGCCAAACTCGTTCAGGGAATCGAGTCCTTCATAGACCAGTTGACGCGCCAGGCCCTGCCCCCGGTAGTTTTCATCCACCGCAAGCGGCGCCATGCCGACCCATTGCAGATCTTCACCCTGAACATCGACAGGGCTGAACGCGACGTAACCCACTACCTGACCTTCATCATCGGTAGCAACCAAACCCAACGTTAAGAAACCATCTTCACGCAGGTCGTGGACTAATTTTGCTTCCGCATCGCTCTCAAATGAACGGCGCAGCAACGCATCAATACCAGGGGCATCAATGGGAATCTCAACTCGAATCAGCATGGCTCACCTACCGAGGTCTGTTTGGTTTCTGGCGACGTTTTCATCCCCGCCTCAACAAAATCCGCC
This window of the Citrobacter freundii ATCC 8090 = MTCC 1658 = NBRC 12681 genome carries:
- a CDS encoding YraN family protein; translated protein: MAQIPARTSRPRQLTSKQTGDAWESTARDWLQSKGLHFIAANVRERGGEIDLIMREGSTTVFVEVRYRRSAQFGGAAASVTRSKQHKLLQTARLWLARHNGSFDTVDCRFDVLAFTGNDVEWFKDAFNDRS
- the diaA gene encoding DnaA initiator-associating protein DiaA; this translates as MLDRIKVCFTESIQTQIAAAEALPDAISRAAMTLVQSLLNGNKILCCGNGTSAANAQHFAASMINRFETERPSLPAIALNTDNVVLTAIANDRLHDEVYAKQVRALGHAGDVLLAISTRGNSRDIVKAVEAAVTRDMTIVALTGYDGGELAGLLGPQDVEIRIPSHHSARVQEMHMLTVNCLCDLIDNTLFPHQDD
- the dolP gene encoding division/outer membrane stress-associated lipid-binding lipoprotein, whose protein sequence is MKAFSPLAVIIAALLLQGCVAAAVVGTAAVGTKAATDPRSVGTQVDDGTLELRVNTALSKDAQIKKEARINVSAYQGKVLLVGQSPNSELSARAKQIAMGVEGTTEVFNEIRQGQPIGLGDASNDTWITTKVRSQLLTSDQVKSSNVKVTTENGEVFLLGLVTEREAKAAADIASRVSGVKRVTTAFTFIK
- a CDS encoding NAD(P)H-binding protein, translated to MSQVLITGATGLVGGHLLRMLLNEPRINAITAPTRRPLADTVGIYNPHDPQLTDALAQVTDPVDIVFCCLGTTRREAGSKEAFIHADYTLVVDTALTGRRLGAQHMLVVSSMGANANSPFFYNRVKGEMEQALIAQNWPRLTIARPSMLLGDRDKQRANEMFLAPLFRLLPGNWKSIEARDVARAMLAEALAPGHEGVSILTSSELRERAK
- a CDS encoding YhbP family protein — its product is METLTAVSRWLAKQHVVTWCVHHEGELWCANAFYLFDAQKMAFYVLTEDKTRHAQMSGPCAPIAGTVNGQPKTVALIRGVQFKGEIRRLEGQESEAARNAYNRRFPVARMLPAPVWEIRLDEVKFTDNTLGFGKKMHWLRDL
- a CDS encoding GIY-YIG nuclease family protein, with translation MSMVTMTPWYLYLIRTADNALYTGITTDVQRRYKQHQSGKGAKALRGKGELTLAFAAQIGDRSLALRIEYRVKQLTKRQKERLVEGEGLEALLSSLQAPDVKND
- a CDS encoding GNAT family N-acetyltransferase yields the protein MLIRVEIPIDAPGIDALLRRSFESDAEAKLVHDLREDGFLTLGLVATDDEGQVVGYVAFSPVDVQGEDLQWVGMAPLAVDENYRGQGLARQLVYEGLDSLNEFGYAAVVTLGDPALYSRFGFELAAHHDLRCRWPGTESAFQVHRLADDALEGVTGLVEYHDHFNRF